In Candidatus Hydrogenedentota bacterium, the genomic stretch TCGAGTCGCTGTCCTCCCAAAGCAGCAGACCGGCGTCCAGGTCTGTTCCGTGCGGGTCCAGGGACTCCAGATCGTCCGGTTTGAAGTCCGGCCCCCAGAATGCGACCGTGAGCTGATTCAACTTGATGGAGTCCACGTTGACGCTGGGGTCATCCACGCCGGCCAGATTAATCCCCAACAGGGCCACATGGTCGCTCTGGATATCCGTCCTCTGATAAAGAGAGCGCGTCTGCCGGTCTTCCGGCGCCCAGTCGGTGATCCGGGGGTACTGGCCCGGCGCGGTGACCGCCGACCACGTGTCGTATTCCGGCAGCGTCGGCTGTTCCGGCGGATTGGGGTAGAGGTTCGAGCGCGGCCCGGCAGCCGTCAAATCGGCGTCGGAGAAGAAAGGCGCAATCTCAAACGGGAACATGCCGACCGAAGCGTTGTCGCTCAGCAGGAACGGGAATCCCGCATAACTGACCGAGAGATTCACGTACCAGCGGCTGATATCCACCGAGTACTCGTAATAGAACTTGTCCCGTTCGAGACCGAAGGGGTCAAGCCAGCGGTCAAAACTGGACAGCGCACCCCCGGAAAGCGGGAAGCTATATCCAAACATGCTTGGAATACCCCCGCCAGAATCGAAATACCAACTTCCGTACAAGAAATCCGTCACGTAGCGGTACGTAGAGTGCGATTCATAAAGCAACGCGAGGTCGTGCACTTCCACACTGCTGCGCAGCGGCTTGGCGGTGGTCGCATTCATGGTGCGCTGGTTCCACCACGGCTCGTCCACGTACCAGCGCGGGTCATCCTGCCATGCTGCGGTCAACGACAGCGGACCATCCTTCCAGCCGACACCGGGCACCATACTGTTGACGTAAATACCACCATCCTGAGTGCCGGTGAGCGGATTGTAGCGGCGCGGTTCAATAAAGGCGCGGAAGTCAACGCCCGCGGGCAGCCCCACCCCGTCCCCTACCGTTGTGGACGCATCGCGCCGGCCGCTGTCGGCCCGGATCGTCACGAAATAGTCCGGCGTGAACTGGCTGTATTCCGCGCCGTCGGGCACGGCTTCGACGTAGCCCGCGGTGTTTTCCGCATCGGATATTTCATCGGACGTGCGGCGATGGCCCTCGAGAAAACGCAGTTTGACCTTCCACCAGGGGTCGCCCCCGCCCGGCGGAAACGGAACGTATTCCCAGTCGCCGTTGGGATAGTCGGCGGAGAACTGGCTCATGCCCATCAAGGGGAAATCCCCGTTGAAGGTCAGGCCGCTCTCCTGAGGCGTCGGCGGGTCAAACACGCCGTTGTTGTTGGTGTCATGCCATACCCAAACGCCATTGTACGTGCAGTCGTCGCCTATCCCCGATTCGACATCCAATACATCTACCGCGTCGGTGATCCGGTCGAACCCATCGCGAGGGTCGAGTCCGCCGCTGCCCGCAACCGCCGGGTCCGCGCCCATGTCGGTAACCACGACGTTTACTTCTTCCAGCTGCGCCGCCGCCTTGTCCAGGCCGTCCTCGCGCAGTATGGACGTTGGGCTGGGAAACTGGGAAACGTCATCGTAGAAATCGAAATGCAGCGATTTCGTCGAGTGCAGGTTAATGCCCAGCACGGGCCCCCAGGTCTCAAACGGCGTAAGCTTGCGTATATCCAGGAGCATGGCGCCGACGGTCTCGAAGGTTTGCGCCAAGGTGTTCCACTTGGGCCGCACCCATTCGGCCGTAGGCGTGTACCCGAACCGGGGCCGGTTCCACGCATCGTAGAAAATCGGCCGCCAGGCTCTGCCCGGCGTGCCGGTGACGTCCATAACGGTAAAACTCGAACTATAGCCGCTTTCGGATTCGAGCGGGAAGTCCGGCAGCGAGTCGATGGGCTCGCCCTCGTCGTCCGTGGGCACTTGGCCGGTCACCACGTCCACCACGACGCAATTGGTCACGTCGCAGCTCAGCGTCACGCCGCTCTGCCATACCGCGGACGTACGCACCGCCAAGATATAGGAATACCCCGGTATGCCCGCATCCTCAAGGCTCGGTCCCGCCTCCACCGGGGTATCGGAATTCAGAGGAAGGTTCTGCGCGTCCAGGAAATTGACGGTGTAATACAGCGGAGCGAAAAGGCCGCCGATGGGGACGGGCGTGCCCGTCACTTCGACGTTCACGCGGCCCAGACGGTCGTTGCCCAGCGAATCCCAGGAGATGATCAACCGGTCGTACGATGTATCCAGCACGAGGTTGTCTTCGCTGTCCGAACCCGCGTCATTCTCTTTGAAAAGGCCAAACTCGAGGATGTCTGCGCTCGCGGGCGGCGCAATGTTGCGGTAACCCAGGTCGTCGAGGCCCCGGCTGTCGCCGCGGATCGTGTAGTCCATGGTCTTCATATACCGCAGCGCCGGGCCCTGCTCTTCGTCCAGGTCATAGCCCAGCGTGAACTGCCACAGCGGCACCCAGTCGCACAGCGGCACCAGCGCTTCCTGGTCGCGCGTCAGTTCGCTGAATTCCAGCGTGGCCGTAGGCGGCTGCTCGGCCTCGCCCGGCTCCGTCACCACGACATAACCGGGCTTCAGAAATGGGGGCCGCACGCTGCCATCGTCAAACGTGCGCGGCGGACACCATTGCCCGTTCACCCGGATGCGCATGCCCACATCGTATGTGCCGGGCTCTTCATAGTTGGCTTGAAGGTTCTGGTTCGGAAGCAGAGAAGTGCCCGTGGCCTGTCCTTCCACGTAGGCCGGGAACCATTCCACCACTTCCACCGTTCCCACCTGCGACGGCACGTCGCTGATGTTGCTGAACACGACCGTCAGCGGCGCTTCGCCAATGGCCGGGTCAGGGTCGGACGCGAAATCAAGATAAATGACGTCGCAGACCGACTGACTGATGAGCGCGCTGCGCGCCAGGACGTTCACGAGCGCAACGGAAGAACTGGCCACTTGGAAAGGCTCGGCTTTCGGTGCGGCCCGGTTGGCAAGAAGCGATGCGGCCAGCTCGTGAAGCTGTCCGGCCATGCCGAACTGGAGCACTACCGCAACGCTCAGGCCCAGGATCGCGCAACGTTTCAAGCTCACCGTGTCATACCTCCACTCTCGCGTTCAGGCAATCCCGCGACGCGGCCTATCACCTGCGCACCGGCACACCATCCCGCCGCCGCGACGGCCGTACCTTGTCACAAAACAGTACAACCCCCGCCGGTGAATAACAAGCGACGGGTCTCGACCTTGTCTACACTGCTGCATTGCAGAGGTCTAGAGGCTCTATCTCCCTCGTGGGTCCTGCCACGTCAGGTCCCTCTTTTGTCAATTTGCTTTATATCATAGCGCCCTCAAAGTGTCAATAAAAGAAGTCCACGCAATTCCCCAGAGCGCTTGAAGTTACCGCGCCACCTCCCTTCCAGAACCTGTAGGTATTCGCGTTATTTGTCAATAATTTATTCCGGCTCGACGCCGTCCCGCGGGTCGACTCAAGATATTACCAGACCACGTCGCATTCGTTAACGGTCTGCTTCCCGTACCCCTCGTAACGCCTCGCGCACCCCGTCCAGGAGGGCCTGCTCGACCAGGTAGGTCCCGTCGCGGCCCGCCAGCAGGGCGTAGCGGCGCTGCGGCTGCCCGCCTGCGGGCGCGCCCACGAAGAGCGGGCCCAACACCTGAGTGCGCCCGGGCTCTTCCGGCACAATTACCTCGACGCTCGCGGAGAACGCGGGGCGGTCCAGGCCGTAGACCGCGAGGTCTTCCGGCGCGGGCAGCGCGGCATCCGCTTTCAAAGGCGAGAGGATTTCAAGCAGGCGCCTGGCGTCATCCTGATTCTGCAGGACGCAATTCGGGGGAACGGCCACCTGCCAGACGCCGGCGCGATTCTCGAGCACGACCTGCCGGTCATCCAGCGTAATGGTAATCTTCACGGCGTTGTCCCGGACAAATCGCATCAACTCGAAGGACTGCAAATCGCGGCTCGAACGGCGCACCGCGGCCAGCGCGTTGCCGGGCAGCATGACAACGGCGCCTGTATCCTGTGTGGCGAAGTAGGCATCTTGGCCTTCCGGCCCGGGGCCGAACCGCATCTGCACGGAGCCGGTCTCGCCTTCAAAACCAAGCCAGAGCGTAATTTCCGGGTCGCTGAGGGCGTAATCCTCGGGCGCGCCGGCCGGGAAATCGAGCGCCGTCATGCGCACGAGTTCGCCGATCAGCGTCGAGACAGCCGCCTGGTCCGTCTGCTCGGCCGGCGGCGAGACAAGCCGCCACCCCGCCGCGGGGTCTTTGCGCAGGATGAACTCGTCGTCTCGCGAGACGTACCGCAACGCGTTCAGCCCGCGAACCGGGCGCGTAATCAGCCGCGCATCACGGAAATGGGTCCGGGTCAGCGGCAGGAAATTCGCGAAGTAGGGGTCGAGCCGGCACACAGCCGCCTGGTCCGCCCGTTTCACGAACAGAACGCCGCCGCCCGCAAGGTCCGCCGCGCCGAGCAGGAGCGATTCGGTCACCGCGCCGGTCTCGTCCGCGACCGTCAGGCGCGCCCAGCCCGGTTTCAGACCGTAGTCGCTCAAGTCCTCCGGCTGGTCGACAAAATTCTCGCCCACAAGTTGCGGCAGTTCCTGCAGCAGCGCGCCGACACGCTCCTGGTCGGCGGCCGCGGCAACGGGTTCCACCACTCGCCAGACGCCTTCGGCACTGTCGCGGACAACGACGACCCTGCCCAATTCGGCGCCCACTTCGACCGGCGCGCCGGGCGGCGGCTCGCCGCGACCGTCCCAGATGCGGACGAATTCGATGCGCCGCACGGCCTCCAGCGCGAGAGAGAACATGCGCCGGTCGCGCAATTCCTCGAGCGGCCGGTTCAGCCGAAGAAACGCGCGGTCCGCGACAAGCACCACGGGGCCGTCGTTCACGCGCGTGTACCGGTTCACCTGAATAGGTTCGGTCTTGCCGAAAGCGAGTTGCAGGCGGGCGCCGTCCTTTGCGTCCGCGGTCACGACAAGCGCGGGCGCGTCGAGGCCGAAGCGCGCGAGATCCGCGGGCGCTTCCTCGATTGTGCGCGCATTCATCAGTGTGGCAATCGTCTCCGCGAGGTCGTTCCATCGCCCCGCATGCGCGGGAATGCCGTCCGCGGGCTCGACGATCCGCCACGCACCCGTTTCGTCCCGCTCCGCCGTTACGCTGGCGGCGCCGGCCTGCCGCACCGAGACGCGGCGGACATCCTCGGCGGGAAACGCGGCAAGCCGTTTCTCCTCGATGGTCCGGCGTGCAGTCTCCTGTTCGCGGCGCGTCAGGTACCAGTAGCCCGCGCACAATAGCGCCAGCAGTACGGCGAGCACGAAGGTCGAACGGATTCTCATCGGTTTCTCCTGCGCGCCAAATAGATGAGACCGCCGGGCAGCAGCAGCAGTTGCAGCGTGAGCAACACGGCGACCCAGGTCACCGTACGTTCCTGTATCGGGTCGAGGACCAGCGCAGCATCCGTGCTGCCCGAAGGCCGGATCGCAATCAGGTCCTCGCTCTGGGTCAGCCACGCGACGGCATTCAACAGGAAATTCAGATTGCCGCCCGCGAGGGCGATCTGGCCGTTCGACGCGAACCCTTCGTTCGCGACCACGACCAAACGGGCCTCGCGTGTGCGGCCCGTATCGCCCAGCGGCGTTTCCGTAGCCTTGCTTACCGCGACCGCTACGGGCAATGGTCCCTTCCGCTCGTTGGCGTCGCGCCGCGCTTCGCCCGTCTTCGAGAACCCGGCAATGTCTTCCTCCGCCCAATAGCCGGGCGGCGTGCGCACGATCTCCGTCACGGTCACGCCACGCGGCAC encodes the following:
- a CDS encoding DUF4340 domain-containing protein, with the translated sequence MRIRSTFVLAVLLALLCAGYWYLTRREQETARRTIEEKRLAAFPAEDVRRVSVRQAGAASVTAERDETGAWRIVEPADGIPAHAGRWNDLAETIATLMNARTIEEAPADLARFGLDAPALVVTADAKDGARLQLAFGKTEPIQVNRYTRVNDGPVVLVADRAFLRLNRPLEELRDRRMFSLALEAVRRIEFVRIWDGRGEPPPGAPVEVGAELGRVVVVRDSAEGVWRVVEPVAAAADQERVGALLQELPQLVGENFVDQPEDLSDYGLKPGWARLTVADETGAVTESLLLGAADLAGGGVLFVKRADQAAVCRLDPYFANFLPLTRTHFRDARLITRPVRGLNALRYVSRDDEFILRKDPAAGWRLVSPPAEQTDQAAVSTLIGELVRMTALDFPAGAPEDYALSDPEITLWLGFEGETGSVQMRFGPGPEGQDAYFATQDTGAVVMLPGNALAAVRRSSRDLQSFELMRFVRDNAVKITITLDDRQVVLENRAGVWQVAVPPNCVLQNQDDARRLLEILSPLKADAALPAPEDLAVYGLDRPAFSASVEVIVPEEPGRTQVLGPLFVGAPAGGQPQRRYALLAGRDGTYLVEQALLDGVREALRGVREADR